In the genome of Nonomuraea sp. NBC_00507, the window GTGCGCATCACGGGGTTCGCGGACACCCCGGTGCTCGCACACCGGTACGGCCTCAGCGCGGCCGAGACGAAAGAGGTGCTCCTCGACGCCGAGGCATGTGGCTGGGTCGAACACACCGCCTTCGCCGGCACCGGAGGCTGGTCGCTGACCGGATCGGGCCGGGTCGAGAACGAACGCCAGCTCGCGGCCGAGCTCGCTCGCGTCGACGGTGCGGACGAGGTCCATGGCGTCTACCGCGCATTCCTCCCGCTGAACGCCCTCCTGCTACGAGCCTGCACCGACTGGCAGCTCCGGCCCACCGCCGGCGATCGGCTCGCCGTCAACGACCACTCCGATACCGCCTGGGACGCCAGAATCCTCCACGAGCTCGCCGACATCGACCGCGCACTCCGGCCGCTCGCAGACCGGCTCGGGAGCGTCCTGACACGGTTTCGCGGATACGACACCCGATTCACCACA includes:
- a CDS encoding transcriptional regulator, coding for MTPDSPPALLVLHAVRITGFADTPVLAHRYGLSAAETKEVLLDAEACGWVEHTAFAGTGGWSLTGSGRVENERQLAAELARVDGADEVHGVYRAFLPLNALLLRACTDWQLRPTAGDRLAVNDHSDTAWDARILHELADIDRALRPLADRLGSVLTRFRGYDTRFTTALARARAGEGGWVDRTDIDSCHRVWFELHEDLIATLGLDRHAEP